Below is a genomic region from Scomber scombrus chromosome 3, fScoSco1.1, whole genome shotgun sequence.
CCTGTGCGTGTTGAAGGACTTTCCACACTGGTCACAGGTGAATGTCTTGTCTGTGGTGTGTGTCCTCTTGTGCTCCTTGAGATTGCTCAAGTTGTTAAATCCTGAGGAAGATGACAAGTGCAGTGAATAAAGCACCTGTGAATAAGGCTCATGTTGTAAATCGCTTGTTTCAGCCTGATGTTATTCAATTTATTCACGAGTTGGTGCACATTTGTGAGATGTGATCATTAGCATCATCTAGGCCCCTAAAATTGCCATATAAGACTCCgtgttctgctctgtttgtggGCGAGTTTCATAAACTTAAAAGTTCTGCAAAGACACTGTGCAGCATCAAGTCCTGCTTTCACAAATcaggagacaaaaacacaagtttAAGAATGGTAGTAGTAAGGGACCCGAAACAATTAGAGTTTGTGTTTCTCGTGAAGAAAGGCAGTGGTGATCTATTCATTACCTCTCAAAAGTTTCGTTTGTACCCAAGTACGACAAAAACTGATGCCACAAATGTTCTTAAATCACTTGTGCATGCATCTTAAGAACAAATCTGTTCATATGAATGCTTCTTGTATGAACCCAATTGTGTCTCTGATCTAACCAAGCAGTGCAAACAAGTGTCAATTGTTTGTTTGGGGTTCATCTTAAAAATCAGACCATTAGAAAATGAGAACTACAAATGGATTATTAGTTAAGTTACTGGTCAGAGCTGTCACATACCTCTACCACATATATCACAAAGATGTGGCTTTTCTCCTGTGTGGACGACTTTGTGACGATGTACATCCCCTGATGCTGTAAAGCTGGGAAAACACAGAtgaatattataaatgtatatttccAAAATTGTCAGTTGAAAGGAAAAATATGTCACTAATGATGCCTAAACTTGTTGAGCTGTTCTTGTTGAGCTATCAACAACCACCACCCTACTAGGGcctaaatatttgtttttgtcttaacATAGGCAGAcacataaaatgataataaacaaaTGCAGGCAAACTAAAATAACCAAACAACAACTTTACCTTTTACCACATAACTCACAGATGTATGGTTTCTCTCCAGAATGTCGCCGCAAATGTGTCTGTAAATTTCCAGCCTGTAAAACAAAAGATAGCCTGATATAATCTCACCGTCTAATAACAGCTGCTTCAAATCAGAATTTAGAACACAGATCGTACCTGTGAGAAGTGTCTCCCACAAATATTACACTGAAAAGGCTTCTCACCTGAAACAACGACAAAAATGTAGATTTAATACACAAAACCACTGTTTTACCTAAAATGTGTAATTGTATATCACAAATGATTATAACAGGAATTACCAGTATGTGAGCGCTTATGCAGCTCCAGGTTGCTCGGGTGTTTGAAGATCTTTCCACACACATCACAACAATATTGTTTGTGTCCTGTCTGCTGTGGTGGTTCTGGTACTGTCTTCAAATCTCGCTCCTCTTGGTTCACAGGTGGGGAACTGGGGACTTGTGCATGTGTTGCTGTCTCAGGAACCTCCTCCCTGCCTGCTGCAAGGCCCTCAACAGGAACCTCTGGAGCCCCGGTCTGGATCACAGACTCTTCTTGATGACTCTCTTTGGGACATCTGAGAATGGGCTCACTGACCGATTCAGCACACATCTCCTCCAAAGCCTTCTGAGACCGTAGATAGTTGTATTTCTTCAGGTACACAGCCTTCTTTGGGCGCACCGGCTTGTTGAGCATGGAGTCTGCTGGGTCGGAGCTCATAGCGTTTAAATTATCCGATGGTGTTAAAGAGGAGACAGAGTTCTTTTCAACTGCTGAGGATGTGCAGGCAGGGTTGGGCTGAACCGTGTTTCCTGAGCATACACGTGTGTGGTTGCCTCCCTGGTTGACCCCGAGCTGACACTGCggctcctccaccaccaccagagGGCCCGGGCCTTGATTCGAGGCAGCACTATTAGTCTGAATTGCACTTTGTTTGAAGTACTGCTTACTATAGAAGTTACGGAGCTTGTAGCCATGGACTAGCTGTTTTTCTACAGGTGCCTGAGCACTGCTAGCTGTTTCACAGTTTGAGCTGCTGTTAGGCACAGAAACAGGCATCCTTTTGGTGTGGTCCACATCACTGTTGAAGCCTGGCCTCTGCGCTTCAGTGGGACAGTGGAGGTCAACATCATGAGGCAGACTGCTTCCAAGGAGGCAGTCGTGCTCTGAATTCAGCATGCCTGGGAGAGAAAATGGTGGGATTTCCACTGGTGGAGGACAAGGCTTGAGGAAAGCATTACACATACTTAGGACGTTTGGAACCTGCAAACACTGAGCAATGTCCAAGAGTGCTTGCACATTATCCTGGTTGATGTCGAGATGAGAGGTGTACATATAGTCCAAAATTTGGCCAATACCACTAACATCCTGGATAACCAAATTAAACACATCATTCTTCTGACTGGGGGAGTTTTGGAATAAAGACCTGGAAAGATCAAAGTAGTAAAGGTTGTAAATGTGACACAACTTCATTGATGTGCTACTATGGAACTATAGATCTAAACGTACCTGAAATAGGAGCTGAAAGCAGCCAGGACATTTTTGTGGGCTTTGAAGCAGACCCCTTTGACCACCAGCATGCAGTCACAAAGGAGCCCTTGAATTCTCTGCTCTtggagctgctgcaggaggTAAGAGCTGTGGCTGGACAGGGTGTCCATGGTCACTCAGCTCCAACTTCTCCATCAAAAAGCGAATACATGTCACACAACAGGAATGATGATTTACTCCTCATTCTAAGACCTTTCTTGATACGGATGCACGTTAAAAGTGATAGAAGTAAGTGCTTAGAACATTTTGAAGCGTTTTAATATTCATACATATCGCAACAACCGCGCAGAATCCAGGATCTCTGCTACGAGACCACCCATGCAAAAAATTGGACGAAAACTCGCCAACGAGTTAACTACAAAACGATGCTAACCAGCCACAACGGTTTAATAAACAATGTGAATCGGTGCTGCACCAAATCCCACACGGGTGACAATTTCAACTGGGAATAAATGTCTAATCATATTGTGAAGTAAATATATGTTCAAACCTGCATCTAGGGAGCTCACCTTTTATTTGGATGATGGGTCACTTTTTCATCGAACTAACGTCATCTTACTTCCTGGTACAGTGTGTATTTCGCGCCGCCAAAATATGAAAACGTGaacattaaaatgtactttGGGGACTTTAGTAGCAGTGATCGTGTAATGCATTTTAACGTGGCTGACATGCTGGAAATCGCTATCCATATGTTGTTCtcaatgcaaaaataaataaataaaaataaaaaaaacgtacAAGAATCGTTTCTGCGTGATCGGAACTTCTCTTCGGTTTCATTTTCACACGGAAGACTAATGATGTAGATACAccgtgtgtgtttggtgtgatGCGTTTCCCATCCCCACCCGCATTCTGCGAAGACCCGCCCTTACTCTCCTTTGATTGGTTCTACTCCTGATATTCTTGTCCTTAATCTAACCAGTCTCATTCCTCATGCCCAAACCTGACCAATCTAATCCACAGATGTACGCGCATTAGCCAATCAGTGGCAGAGTAGGAAGTGTCTTCCCAGAATACGGGTGGGGGGAAAAGGGGGTCACGTCACGTGTGTTTTGAAAAGTTTAGCACCGTGGATGGAGAGATGTTGGGGGACCATTGCTTCTGAATGcgattttttaaacaaaacaaggtAAACATCGCAACATACAACAGTTTGGAGACATCCCCTACAAACCCACAGCCAACcgctttttattacatttagcGGTTTTAGCCGACTGGTGCTAACCTTAGCTCGTCCCAGCGCCGTTCCCACTTTCGCATGTCGCATTGACGTTTTCGGGTTTAACTTGAGGCGCCGTTTGTGTGAGTGAATATAACGTTACATAGTTCCAGTTCAGCCGTGTAGCTAGACGTGTGGTTAAAAATGGTGTTTTTCACTTGTAATGCTTGTGGTGAGTCCCTGAAGAAAGCACAGGTTGATAAGCACGTGCATATGTGCCGGGGCTGCCAGGTCCTGTCCTGCATCGACTGTGGAAAAGACTTCTGGTATGTTTTACTACTACACATACTCCAGCTAAGCAGTCAAGCTAGCAGTGctaaatgtgtgtatgatgttgtttctgtgtctttgACAGGGGGGAGGACTACAAAAACCACGTTAAATGCATTAGTGAAGATCAAAAGTATGGAGGTAAAGGCTATGAGGCGAAGGCAAACAAAGGAGATGTGAAGCAGCAACAGTGGATCGAGGTAAGCCATGCCTATCATTCACTGTGACTGTTCTGTATGTCTTAAGGAGGAAacgtgtttgtttgttggtttggttttaaCCTAATGATTCTTCTCCTGAAGAGAATCCAGAACGCCATAAATAAACCCGGAGTCAGTGCAAAGCTGAAGGATGTGCTCAGACAAGTCAGTGCGTATGATAACGTCCCAAGGAAGAAGGCCAAGTTTCAGGTTGGTGCATTTAGAAAACTGTATCAATAACTTAAGGTGTTATTGAATGCACTGACTGACCACCTGTGTCTTCTTAGTGTTTTTTAGGGCTgtcaaatgattcattttaatcGCTTAATTTCAATAGTTATATACAATCAATTGAATTTTAttgcatcatattttacatttcacaacagttttaAGTCCATATTAACAATGTTAAACAATTCTTACCAGTGTCTTGATTGGGAATCAAATAAATGCGAAGAGAGTTGCTTTATGAACTTGACTATtagatttatttcaaatcaaaataaatgtaattagcCTGAGGTAACACACGGCCTTCTTCAAATATATAGCTCACcttaaacagaaaagaaatgctacaacagcagtgtggtcttgaggTAGAAGACAACTTCAAAGTGCTTGttctgtgaaatacattttttggaaGGATTACATTGTTCCACATCGAGAAATCTGCATAAGTGCTAGCACAAAATGTACAGCAGATTGTTATAAAGTGCATAACAAACGAAAATTACTCTATAGCTCCATTATCTTTGAGTTCAGTTGAATACAGAGGAACTTGCTACACTGAGAAATATGCACAAATGCACGACACTATGCAGAAACATGAGCCGAGCAATGGGATATCGCAAAGGAAATTTATAACAATCAGTGCAGATAGTGaaggaatatgacagcagcagcaagactCCAGCCATACGAACACATGCCGTGCATTGcgcacagtttacagaggtcaATTGCAACAGCAATTCGTAACAGAGGTtttgagtgagtgagtcagtgagcaGCACGATTAAAGCGATAAAAGAAATAATGCATTATGCTCGGCCCTTAATCACATCACGATTAACATGTTAATGCTGACAGCCctagttttttttgtgaatgagagagacaaacgtgtttgtatatgttttaGAGACTCTGGGATCTTGCATGTGTAATCTAACTAATCACCTTGTGACTTTTCCTCAGAACTGGATGAAAAACAGTCTGAGAATTGCCAACTCGAATCTTCATGAAGAAGTGTGGGACATTCTCAATACAGCCACTGACAGTGTAAGTGTTTGTTCTTACTGATACAGTTTGTCTGCCTTTTTCCTAGGCCTATCAATGTTGTCCGTCAACATAACAGATAAGGTCGAAAACTAGTTTGAGTCAGTTTAGTTTGCATATACATTTTAGTATTGAAATGATGCAAACAGGGCTTCCACTGCCTCCAAAGTACATTGAAAACAAACAGGTTCCTCTTTCTTCAGTAATATCATATGTTTGCTGACTCTAAATGCAAAAGTTTCCACTTAAATAATTTCCACAAAGTGGTGTTTGTAGTAAAAGCCAGTCAATTAACTTGTCATGTTTTGCCAAGTATGAATAGTGATGCTTAAACAGCCAGAGTTTGAGATTACTTTTATGTAGCACTTATGTCATGAGATGAGGAAAAAACATCAATACCAAAACAGTATGATCCTTTATGCACTTTTCCTTGTGAGTTTTGTTGTAATAAATTCTATAAATGAAAGAAGCAATAGGCTTCACGATTTCAATATTCTAACTTTGATCTTTCACTCATAATCTCACAGCCTCCCGAGGCTCCACAACAGACTAAAGAAGCCAAACAGACAGTAGCTGAAGTCAAAGTGAATACTAATGGAAATGAGAAGCAGAACGGTCAGCCAGATGTcgagaagaagaaactgaacaAACGGGAGCGTAAAGAGGCCCGTCAGCAGAAGAACGGGAAGGTTACTAAAGGAGCTGAAAAGACAGTTGCACAGGAACCAGAGGAGGTCCAGGCAGctacaaagaagaagaaggacaaaaagagaaagcacGAAAATGAAGAGAACGGACACAGTGCCGATGATGAGACATCCAGCAAAAGGACAAAGAGTGAGTACGCAATATGCTGAAGGGTCcacacatctatctatctatcttttatctatatataaatgacaggaacgtctgtctgtctgtctgttattcgcatatctctcgaacctttcatccgattgatttcaaacgtgacaggtgtcttgctatgGGCAGgagtaagtgcagtgccaagtttgaaAAGATTTTGCACGGGCACTACACTAGTACTGTTAATGTTTAATCTTTCTGTCAGCATATTATTTTTAGTAGTAGTCTAACTAAATATTTGCATTAGCAGCTTTGTAAATTGGCTGTCAAGTGTAGGTAAATAGTTAAGATTTTGCGATACACTTCTGTGCACCCGTGTGCATTTTTGCCCATATATTTGAAAGTATATTCTTTAAGATACTGACCCGTTTTCTTTCATTCCCTGTTAACTGAAAAGTATTGAACTGTGTATTTTATGATTCACTTTACCACATGACTGTTTTATCTTCTTTAACCCAGTCAGCGAAACAGAGGATGATGACACACTCATGTCACAGGAAGATGAAGATCCAGCTGTTTCCAAAGGTAATGGGTTTCCAATCCTGTGATTGACATCTGTCAGTAAATACATGAGTTTTAAATATTGAAGCCACTAGGGGTCagtgttgtttcttttgttgaCAGTGAGGAAATGACCATTAGCAAATATTATCCATATCAACAgctaattgtttttgttttttttataaaacttaCAGGGAAATTCAACTGGAAAGGAAATATCAAAGCCGTACTGAAAGATGCACCTGAACAGGAACTGGCAGTGAAAAAAATCAGGAAGAAGGTGAGTGAGGCATAGAGTGTTTTACTTACTGAGCAGACATGAGTGTACACTTCTTTGTTTGTACAACATCCCATTTGACTTCTGAACCCAGCATGTTTTTCTAATAATCTTCACAGTTGCAAAttacacttgtttttgttttaaaatgatgttaaaagCTTAATCCTCTTTTTACAGATTCTGGCAGCATACTACTCATTCACTGGTGATGGAAATTTTAAGTCAGAGGAGGAGGTGCTAGCGCTTTTCAACAAGAAGATCACCAAAAATCCCAAGTTTAGAGTTTTGAAAGACAGAGTTAAACTTGTAAACTAAACATGTCTGTATCACCCCTCTGGCATGAAATGTATGTTATTCTTAGACTTTTAAATTGAAAAGTCACTTGTCTGCCATATTACCTTGGATGTTTTTGTACAGATGAGACAACATTGAAGATTAAATAATTTTATTACGAAAGTATTTGTCCTGTTACTTCAGAAATTGTCAGTGttgtttaatgtataaaatgacgATCGTGAGAGACGGCTGCTCTGTTCCACATTCCAAGCCCACGGTAAGGCTGGGAAGTGGCACCTTATCTGTGGGATTGGATGTTGGAGTGGGGGAAGGGAAACGGGAGAGGTGCACCTGAGGTGAATTTGACTCTCACACGGGACGAAGCTAATGCACATTCCTCGGCACCCCGAACGAGGTTCACTTGGCCAGGGACACAGAAGCTCCATAGAAGCAAGACGCTTGGTGTCAGCCTCAGGTGAAGTTTGAATGCTGTCTGATTTTCCACCGCTAGAATGAGCAGCCTCTTTACctctgtgtacacacacacacacacacacacacacacacacacaggaagagcTACAGGAGGAAATATGCTCAGCTTTATGAAGCTCTGCTAATCCCAGCAGGTTTAACACTGATGCTCATTCATCACACTGCTTACCTGTAATTGTATATTACATGCTTTGGTAGTATTAAAATGGTGTTTCTAGTCCTCAGTGGGACTTAAAATTGcttaatgctgtttttaaaatccaGACCGCACAGGATAATcagaaactaaaactaagcCTGTCTTACTGTTGCAAAACATATCTGGTCTTTGTTCAGTAAGGTATAGCCATTATGTTTTTTCGTATTAAATAGACACCCTGATTATTAAATACTGAATTTCTGAAAGACGACACAACACATCATTTCTGTTGTGAAGTTTGAAGACTCcgtgtttttttcctccacatgtgtgagttacattttgttttaacatttataattattttctaattgtCATTAATAAACACAATGTTAAAGTATACTGGGGTTTTGCTGTTACAGCATTTATTTGGTTTGGGATCACCTGATTTAGTGGCATATCAGTCAGCCAGTTTGCTAACTTTGTGACTTATCTCTACTTAAAGTTACATTATGCTTTAGTCATCATAATCTTTTATCTGTCTCTTGTGGCCACTGTGTTCAGCAGAAATGACACAGCATCACTTTAATGTTGTCATTACACAGGGATCATTATAGAGCAATgagtaggggagaacggggttggttgtcacacgggttggttgtcacattcatcagatctcgggccctagagggcgctgttaaaatgttttggtACTGAAcgtttcagaatttaggtgagatTATATTGAgttcataataaaacaatcattaccattaaaaagtatgaagagagagtgatagttaggtaggtttttttcttagctacaccaaaacatgtggttgttagctttgctggGGATGCTTGTCACatgttatatacatatatggtttcatatatctagttctttctttcttttaagatagcaaaatgaccaggaactttgtcaggaagacaaacaagggtcagactcctccagatgtgatgcTCAGAGCTTAACACTTAAcggaatgatttttcctgtttatgttctcttggtgcaggggatgtattaggttgttgtatttcaattaaactaaacattttaaatactttttttttaagactatacattttttatttttccccattaaaataacacagggacaaccaaccccatagtgtgtgacaaccatccccatcgtggggttggttgtcacaagtgcacaagacatatttgacgggCCATATgttttgaacagaatcagctgaaggagagtaagaccactccattcctacctgacactttaggctttcattacaaattaaaagggaatttattcagtttatggtttatgagaATAttaaaggaaagtaaaaagtgtgactaccaaccccgttctcccctacacCTGTTGTATGTTGCAGTTTGTGCTACTCCAGTTATTTCTCCTCTTGATAATCCACAGTGTAAATATCAGACTTGTAGGGGTAGCAGTCACTTTCCCCTTGATCTGTATGTAGGTAAAGTGCCACACACCATCACAAGTTTCCCTGAAAAATTGACTACATACTGGAATGAGGAACAATTGTAGTAAAAGCTGTAACAACTAATTGTAGATTATTCACATTTCATCACAGCACATGCTCTCCCTGGCTCATTGAAAGTTTCAAATTGAGAGTGAAGTGGGTCAAAGGTATCATCAGAGTCAGACTCTTGCCAGCACTATGTAAAGGTATACAACCAAGATAAGCTTTGGAATACAGCCAGCTACTATAAATTTGACAAGGTTTACAAGGGGTTTGCAGAAAAAGTGCcatgtcagacttttttttgtcaaatattcagttacccttttttttctttgtcaaaataGTCTATGAGAATGGATGTGTGCTGGACACAAATGTGATATGAAATGTTTCTGccattgttatttatttagcatGATTGCATAAGACATGTTCTTTCTTTTGCATGTTACAAATGAATCAAACTTACACATTTCCCTATTTTTAATATGGGTCACAACCTGTCTGTCATAAAAAACTACAACTGTCGCTTTCTATTGCGTCATAACAAAGCGACTCTGTCTATCAGGAAGTGCCTTCTAATAACTAGTAAGCATTCAGAGCTAATGTAAGTTAATGGTAGCGTCTACATAATGTTGAACGATAGCGAGCTGGCAACGTTGCGGAACAGATTTAAGAGAGATGCCGAGTTTCTTATGCAATCAACAACATCTGGTGACGAACATGAAAAGAGTAAGcgttaaaaatgtaaagctgGCTAACATTACTAGCCAACTTCAGCTGTTATTTTGATGGCAGATAGAGATAGCCACAGTTAACGTAGCACCATGGTAACGCTACTAACGTCTAGTTTAAAATGATACTGTGCTCTGGCCATTAATATCCTTACTGCAAGTATCATTGTAACAATGACTTATAAAGCCTAGCTTGCTGGCTAACTTGAGGTAATTATGGTTGGAAAAATAGCTAACCCTTATGCTTACAATGTTTGAATGGCCAGTTTGTCCATTCCTTAAAGATATATAGCAGAAAGACCTATGCTGATTGTATTTGCAACATTTTGAGTGTGAGGGGGTTTGTGGGCTGCTTGTACAGTGAACAATTGTCCAACTTGGAGGCCCTTCACTGGCAGAAATCCAGCAATTCTTGATTGTTTTGACTGTGAGCAAACACTGTGTCAGCACAGCAACATAATACAGGGAGACTCTACTCTGACACTGTCTCCAATCCAGGGGTCATCTCTTTGCCAGTGTAAACAGATATATGTGTAATACGAGCAACAGACCAAACATTTGTTGAGTGGTCATCTTTTCTTTATTAATCTCTGTGTATATTATCTACTTTACATCCCTCAAGTTGTCCTTCTGGCAGCACAGCTTGCCATAGTATATCTTGTGTACAAGATGGACCAGTAGGCATAACTTTGGTTAAACATGTAGGCCAACTTCTTGTCCAGGGCATGGAGTTCATTGTGAACTCTGTACAGAGCAGACCAGCATGCTGAAGCACTTCAGCAGCCAGCAACAGGCTCTGATACGTTTAATCAACCAGTAAATTATGGAGATTAATAGATCTCTGAGAAGTAAGATTATCTCAAAGAAAGCTATCAGTTTCGCCCCAAAACTCCTTAAACCAGAAAGGTGGGGATTTGCACATTCTGTTGAGGCAAGAGAAATCTCATATTTGGTAGTAAGTTCAGTATCATACTGTAACCCTTTCAGTGCCTCAGTATTAATAGTCATGCACCGTGGGACTGTAAAACTATAACACTACTTTGCAGAATATCaaactgactgacacacacactcacacacacacagttttttgcAAATGTTGTAACACTAGACAAAAGATAAgcgacaaagatatgtaatgggggcatgata
It encodes:
- the zbtb49 gene encoding zinc finger and BTB domain-containing protein 49, which codes for MDTLSSHSSYLLQQLQEQRIQGLLCDCMLVVKGVCFKAHKNVLAAFSSYFRSLFQNSPSQKNDVFNLVIQDVSGIGQILDYMYTSHLDINQDNVQALLDIAQCLQVPNVLSMCNAFLKPCPPPVEIPPFSLPGMLNSEHDCLLGSSLPHDVDLHCPTEAQRPGFNSDVDHTKRMPVSVPNSSSNCETASSAQAPVEKQLVHGYKLRNFYSKQYFKQSAIQTNSAASNQGPGPLVVVEEPQCQLGVNQGGNHTRVCSGNTVQPNPACTSSAVEKNSVSSLTPSDNLNAMSSDPADSMLNKPVRPKKAVYLKKYNYLRSQKALEEMCAESVSEPILRCPKESHQEESVIQTGAPEVPVEGLAAGREEVPETATHAQVPSSPPVNQEERDLKTVPEPPQQTGHKQYCCDVCGKIFKHPSNLELHKRSHTGEKPFQCNICGRHFSQAGNLQTHLRRHSGEKPYICELCGKSFTASGDVHRHKVVHTGEKPHLCDICGRGFNNLSNLKEHKRTHTTDKTFTCDQCGKSFNTHRKLLKHKARHAGEKTHSCATCGKCFIGSGDLQRHIRSHTGEKPYLCNACGKSFTRSAMLRRHSNMHCKGAPSDSPVTDDADQTCSSDGATPFPKPFSHNKPPATTSEQPFSSIMPHTGLAKPAPPPPSPPQPAPQIDSPPPNMHLSPSSTSNSLPELRSLVPHHLLSSTHQERSTVMPASDHMKLTKPHLSQEAVYGPYVENGTIAVEMGRGLVGRPYLPPTDSHCSSLTGSSSRPNSGSYRSSEGQFISSVTLWGLAMKTLQNDNDMEQ
- the lyar gene encoding cell growth-regulating nucleolar protein; protein product: MVFFTCNACGESLKKAQVDKHVHMCRGCQVLSCIDCGKDFWGEDYKNHVKCISEDQKYGGKGYEAKANKGDVKQQQWIERIQNAINKPGVSAKLKDVLRQVSAYDNVPRKKAKFQNWMKNSLRIANSNLHEEVWDILNTATDSPPEAPQQTKEAKQTVAEVKVNTNGNEKQNGQPDVEKKKLNKRERKEARQQKNGKVTKGAEKTVAQEPEEVQAATKKKKDKKRKHENEENGHSADDETSSKRTKISETEDDDTLMSQEDEDPAVSKGKFNWKGNIKAVLKDAPEQELAVKKIRKKILAAYYSFTGDGNFKSEEEVLALFNKKITKNPKFRVLKDRVKLVN